The Pyrodictium delaneyi genome contains a region encoding:
- the purB gene encoding adenylosuccinate lyase, translating into MSRFEPSEDTFYESCPNSVCAFDWRYGSPQMKYVLSRREMLRNMILVEIALMDALVEVGLAPPEAAEKIREAAKKITPEEVAEREKQTGHEVIALVELLAEKGGDEVARWVHYGATSNDIIDTAWALTLRDALVIIESKLAKIIEALATRAEEYVDVVMVGRTHGQHALPITLGFKFANYTYELARSYERLCSAMKRVLRAKIGGAVGTMAAWGRKGLRIREIVCEQLGLEPHIITTQVAPRDGFAELASVLAILASQLDRFATEIRELARPEIMEMWEDRTGKLGSSAMPHKANPVTAERISGLARVARSLVTAFLENIVLWHERDLSNSSAERIIIPHLLLTIDQMLDDTWNLILRLRWSPERMYENLMKSRGAIMAEALMNLLIRELGMKRPDAYRIAKELAEKAAKTGKPLYEVAAEDPRVGKYFGLSRLYEELDPRRYLGPVKYLVQQAVYYADEVLEKCEL; encoded by the coding sequence TTGAGCAGGTTCGAGCCCAGCGAAGATACATTCTATGAAAGTTGTCCTAACTCTGTCTGTGCCTTTGATTGGCGCTACGGTAGCCCTCAGATGAAGTACGTGTTATCGCGCCGCGAAATGCTCCGCAATATGATACTAGTGGAAATAGCGCTCATGGACGCTCTCGTCGAGGTCGGGTTAGCGCCACCCGAGGCTGCGGAGAAGATCCGAGAAGCGGCGAAGAAGATAACACCGGAAGAGGTCGCGGAGAGGGAAAAGCAGACGGGGCACGAGGTCATAGCGCTCGTAGAGCTGCTTGCAGAGAAGGGTGGCGATGAGGTAGCACGGTGGGTCCACTATGGGGCGACGAGCAACGATATCATAGACACGGCGTGGGCGCTCACGCTTCGCGACGCCCTGGTGATAATCGAGAGCAAGCTCGCCAAGATAATCGAGGCACTCGCCACCCGCGCCGAGGAGTACGTAGACGTAGTCATGGTCGGGCGTACACACGGGCAACACGCACTCCCGATCACCCTGGGCTTCAAGTTCGCAAACTACACGTACGAGCTAGCCCGGAGCTACGAGAGACTCTGTAGCGCTATGAAGAGGGTACTCCGGGCCAAGATAGGTGGCGCGGTCGGCACAATGGCCGCGTGGGGCCGTAAGGGGCTCAGGATAAGGGAGATCGTCTGCGAGCAGCTAGGCCTAGAGCCCCACATCATAACTACTCAGGTCGCGCCCCGTGACGGCTTCGCCGAGCTAGCCTCCGTGCTCGCCATCCTTGCGAGCCAGCTAGACCGGTTTGCTACCGAGATACGGGAGCTAGCAAGGCCCGAGATAATGGAGATGTGGGAAGACCGCACCGGCAAGCTAGGTAGTAGCGCTATGCCGCATAAGGCAAACCCTGTAACTGCTGAGAGGATAAGCGGGCTAGCCCGGGTAGCCCGGAGCCTCGTCACCGCGTTCCTCGAAAACATAGTACTCTGGCACGAGCGTGACCTAAGCAACAGTAGCGCGGAGAGGATAATCATACCACATCTACTGCTGACGATCGACCAGATGCTCGACGATACCTGGAACCTCATACTCCGGCTCCGCTGGAGCCCGGAGAGAATGTATGAAAATCTCATGAAGAGTAGAGGTGCAATAATGGCTGAGGCGTTGATGAACCTGTTGATAAGAGAGCTCGGGATGAAACGGCCTGATGCCTATCGGATTGCCAAAGAACTCGCCGAAAAGGCCGCTAAGACGGGGAAGCCCCTCTACGAGGTCGCCGCTGAGGACCCCAGAGTGGGCAAGTACTTTGGCCTATCCCGGCTCTACGAGGAACTCGACCCCCGCCGCTACCTAGGCCCCGTGAAGTACCTGGTACAGCAAGCAGTCTACTACGCCGACGAAGTCCTGGAAAAGTGCGAGCTCTAG
- a CDS encoding NAD(P)/FAD-dependent oxidoreductase, with amino-acid sequence MPDYDVAIVGAGPAGLFAALALAEETRRGRLRVALIDEGLRASQRRCPLRETGRCAGCKPCSIMQGIGGAGTLSSGIINLRPDVGGELHRLLGSWEEAQKLIELVDRVFLYFGAPRDRLFEPDPSRVSELERKAIRAGAKFIPIRQRHMGTENTVKVIEAMTVYLEEKGVNIHTLTRVFHVEPRPGGGYLLKTSRGELEAKTVILAPGRSGASWLAREARRIGLETEPGPLDVGVRVEVPYRVMEPLTSIVWDPKIIFHTRTFDDRVRTFCTNPGGYVVKEVYGDGLVGVNGETFATRKSMNTNFAFLVTIKLTDPMEDALEYGRSIARMATKLGGGEPLVQRLGDLLAGRRSTRDRIERSVVEPTLREATPGDIGMALPYRILTDILEGLERLDDLAPGVWSKHTLLYAPEVKYYSLRVRVQTPSMETNLPGLYAAGDGAGLSRGINVAAATGYLAARGAAERLGAEVQLPIEIQD; translated from the coding sequence ATGCCGGACTACGACGTAGCTATAGTGGGTGCTGGGCCCGCCGGCCTCTTCGCCGCACTAGCCCTCGCCGAGGAGACCAGGCGTGGCAGGCTACGAGTAGCACTGATAGACGAAGGGCTACGGGCCTCCCAGAGACGTTGCCCGCTACGCGAGACGGGGCGTTGTGCGGGTTGCAAGCCTTGCTCCATAATGCAGGGTATCGGCGGCGCTGGGACACTTAGCAGCGGGATTATCAACCTACGGCCCGACGTGGGTGGTGAGCTACATCGCCTCCTGGGCAGCTGGGAGGAGGCGCAGAAACTGATTGAACTCGTAGACCGGGTGTTCCTCTATTTTGGTGCACCCAGGGACCGGTTGTTCGAGCCCGACCCTTCCCGGGTCTCGGAGCTAGAGAGGAAGGCAATAAGGGCGGGAGCCAAGTTTATCCCGATAAGACAGCGGCACATGGGCACCGAGAATACTGTGAAGGTCATAGAGGCTATGACCGTCTACCTGGAGGAAAAGGGCGTCAATATCCACACACTGACGAGGGTGTTCCATGTAGAGCCACGGCCGGGAGGCGGCTACCTGCTGAAGACGAGCCGAGGCGAGCTTGAGGCCAAGACGGTCATCCTGGCTCCGGGGCGTAGCGGGGCGAGTTGGCTAGCCCGAGAGGCGCGGCGCATAGGCCTAGAGACAGAGCCAGGACCCCTGGACGTTGGCGTGAGGGTAGAGGTTCCTTACCGGGTGATGGAGCCGCTTACGAGCATCGTTTGGGATCCCAAGATTATATTCCATACACGGACGTTTGATGATCGTGTAAGAACGTTCTGCACCAATCCGGGCGGCTACGTAGTCAAGGAGGTCTACGGCGACGGGCTAGTGGGCGTAAACGGGGAGACCTTCGCCACGAGGAAGAGCATGAATACGAACTTCGCATTCCTCGTGACTATAAAGCTTACAGACCCTATGGAGGACGCGCTGGAGTACGGCCGGAGCATAGCCAGGATGGCTACTAAGCTTGGCGGCGGCGAGCCCCTCGTCCAGAGGCTCGGCGACCTGCTAGCAGGCCGGAGGAGCACAAGGGACCGGATAGAGAGGAGTGTAGTGGAGCCGACGCTCCGGGAGGCTACGCCCGGCGACATAGGGATGGCTCTGCCCTACCGAATACTCACCGACATACTGGAGGGACTCGAGAGACTAGATGACTTAGCACCAGGCGTCTGGAGCAAGCATACGCTGCTCTACGCTCCTGAAGTAAAGTATTACTCGCTACGTGTCCGCGTCCAGACGCCTTCGATGGAGACAAACCTGCCCGGCTTATACGCTGCCGGAGACGGGGCCGGCCTCAGCCGGGGGATAAACGTGGCCGCCGCTACCGGCTATCTTGCAGCCAGGGGGGCTGCAGAGAGGCTTGGTGCCGAGGTACAGCTCCCCATAGAGATTCAAGACTAG
- a CDS encoding adenylosuccinate synthetase: protein MPVHIVVGGFFGDEGKGRIAAYLALSRRPWGSARTGATNAGHTVVHRGRVWKLRASPSSFLNPETRLYIARGALVDLEVFLSEVEALGLRGRIWLDYKTGIITSEHVTRERSDQHLMKRIGSTGTGVGTAMVDRVLRRLRLARDYPELEDLVTDTQLEMLEALDQGELLLVEASQGYWLSLYHGTYPYVTSRDTTAAAALSELGLGPRSVERITVVFKAYVTRVGAGPLPGELPHEKAVELGWAEYGTVTGRPRRVAPFNLELAERAIRANTATDMALTKIDRVFPEARCRRSWEELPREARVWIEEVEDKLGIPVTLIGTGEDVECTIDLSREKGME, encoded by the coding sequence GTGCCTGTGCACATAGTGGTCGGCGGCTTCTTCGGTGACGAGGGGAAAGGCCGGATAGCCGCATACCTCGCTCTATCCCGGAGGCCCTGGGGGAGCGCCCGCACCGGCGCCACGAATGCTGGCCACACCGTTGTACACCGGGGGCGGGTCTGGAAGCTCCGCGCTTCTCCGAGCAGCTTCCTCAACCCTGAGACCCGGCTCTACATAGCCCGTGGCGCACTGGTTGACCTCGAGGTCTTCCTCTCAGAGGTCGAGGCTCTCGGGCTCCGGGGCAGGATATGGCTAGACTACAAGACGGGCATTATAACCTCGGAGCACGTGACCCGTGAGAGGAGCGATCAACACCTCATGAAGCGGATAGGCTCAACGGGGACCGGCGTAGGCACTGCAATGGTTGACCGTGTGCTCCGCCGGCTCCGGCTAGCCCGCGACTATCCTGAGCTAGAGGACCTGGTTACCGATACCCAGCTCGAGATGCTCGAGGCTCTTGACCAGGGTGAGTTACTCCTCGTGGAGGCCTCGCAGGGCTACTGGCTCAGCCTCTACCACGGCACTTACCCCTACGTGACGAGCCGCGACACCACAGCCGCTGCCGCGTTAAGCGAGCTAGGCCTCGGCCCCCGCAGCGTTGAGAGGATAACAGTAGTCTTCAAGGCCTACGTGACCCGGGTCGGAGCCGGGCCGCTGCCCGGCGAGCTGCCCCACGAGAAGGCCGTAGAGCTTGGCTGGGCCGAGTACGGGACTGTCACCGGGAGGCCTCGGCGGGTTGCACCTTTCAATCTCGAGCTAGCCGAGAGAGCAATACGAGCGAACACCGCCACAGACATGGCGCTGACGAAGATCGACCGCGTCTTCCCCGAAGCCCGGTGCCGGAGGAGCTGGGAGGAGCTGCCCAGGGAGGCCCGAGTCTGGATAGAGGAGGTTGAGGATAAGCTAGGGATCCCAGTAACGTTGATCGGGACCGGCGAGGACGTAGAATGCACAATAGACCTCTCCAGGGAGAAGGGGATGGAGTAA
- the sucD gene encoding succinate--CoA ligase subunit alpha, which translates to MTVLVDRRTRVVVQGITGREGRFHTRLMLEYGTRVVAGVTPGKGGETVHGVPVYDTVEEAVKMHDAEASIVFVPAPAAADAVYEAIDAGLRLIVVITEHIPVQETMLFIDYARRKGTVIIGPNTPGIIAPGKTKIGIMPGDVFAPGHVAVLSRSGTLTYEVAAAMTREGIGQSIVIGVGGDPVVGLTLAEAMEMLEKDSETQALVLIGEIGGDMEERAARMIREGLFTKPVVAYIAGKTAPPGKRMGHAGAIISMGSGSYGEKVEALRAAGVQLAQTPYDIPKLLAKTL; encoded by the coding sequence ATGACTGTACTAGTGGATCGCAGAACACGCGTAGTAGTACAGGGGATTACGGGACGTGAAGGCCGGTTTCATACACGACTAATGCTAGAGTATGGCACTAGAGTTGTGGCAGGAGTCACACCCGGCAAAGGCGGCGAGACTGTACACGGGGTGCCTGTCTACGATACTGTTGAGGAAGCAGTGAAGATGCATGATGCCGAGGCTAGTATAGTCTTCGTCCCCGCTCCTGCAGCTGCTGACGCCGTCTACGAGGCCATAGACGCCGGCCTAAGACTGATAGTAGTTATCACAGAGCATATACCGGTACAAGAAACAATGCTCTTTATAGACTACGCCCGTAGGAAGGGCACAGTAATCATTGGCCCAAATACACCCGGCATAATAGCCCCAGGGAAAACCAAGATAGGGATAATGCCTGGAGATGTATTCGCTCCTGGTCATGTAGCAGTACTTAGCCGTAGCGGAACCCTAACATATGAGGTCGCAGCGGCAATGACCAGGGAAGGAATAGGCCAGTCAATCGTCATTGGTGTGGGCGGTGACCCCGTGGTTGGTCTAACCCTAGCCGAGGCCATGGAGATGCTCGAGAAGGATTCTGAAACACAAGCATTGGTATTGATAGGCGAAATAGGTGGCGACATGGAAGAGCGGGCTGCTAGGATGATTAGAGAAGGATTATTCACTAAACCGGTAGTAGCATACATTGCCGGGAAGACAGCACCCCCAGGCAAGAGGATGGGCCATGCAGGCGCAATAATATCCATGGGCTCCGGGAGTTACGGGGAGAAAGTAGAGGCTCTGCGGGCTGCAGGTGTCCAATTGGCGCAGACACCATATGACATACCAAAGCTTCTCGCCAAAACCCTATAG
- the sucC gene encoding ADP-forming succinate--CoA ligase subunit beta, protein MRLFEYESKKILSELGVPIPRGVIVRRGENIAERIREAGLQPPLVVKSQVLVGGRGRAGGILFASSIDGAVDAAKKLFETPIHGLSPHHILVEEALEHKLELYLAIALDRAARRPVLLASREGGVEVEEVAKRRPEAIIRAVIDPWLGLRGYVARRVGLSLGLRGRLLRGFEAIALALYRAWKMLDAELVEINPLAVVGDQLVALDAKVIVDDNALNRHPGLGDRGLSVTGEYTEFETRAQKLGLPLVELGREGVAVVGNGAGLTMATMDLVYERGGQPSVFLDIGGGASADRVRAALALLASHTKSRSILMNVFGGITRCDEVAQGIVLALHELDLGKPLVVRLAGTKESEGRRILAEAGVEVYNDPVEAVDRAIELAGKRRIR, encoded by the coding sequence TTGAGGCTATTCGAATACGAGTCGAAGAAAATACTCTCGGAACTCGGTGTTCCAATACCCCGTGGCGTCATCGTTAGGCGTGGCGAAAATATTGCAGAGAGGATTCGAGAAGCTGGACTACAACCACCGCTTGTCGTAAAGAGCCAAGTACTGGTGGGAGGCCGAGGCCGGGCAGGCGGCATACTGTTCGCCTCAAGCATCGACGGAGCCGTAGATGCCGCTAAGAAGCTCTTCGAGACACCTATTCACGGGTTATCGCCGCATCATATCCTAGTCGAGGAGGCCTTAGAGCATAAGCTGGAACTCTACCTGGCCATAGCACTGGACCGTGCTGCTAGGAGACCAGTACTACTGGCTTCACGAGAGGGCGGTGTCGAGGTAGAAGAAGTCGCCAAGAGAAGACCTGAGGCAATAATTCGGGCTGTTATTGACCCGTGGTTGGGGCTACGAGGCTACGTGGCACGGCGAGTTGGACTCTCGCTAGGGCTACGAGGCCGCCTACTAAGAGGCTTTGAAGCAATTGCTCTCGCGCTGTACCGAGCATGGAAGATGCTTGATGCTGAACTCGTAGAGATTAACCCGCTCGCTGTTGTAGGAGACCAGCTAGTCGCACTTGACGCAAAGGTAATTGTAGATGATAACGCGCTGAATCGTCATCCAGGGCTAGGAGATCGTGGTCTCAGTGTGACGGGAGAGTATACTGAGTTCGAGACTCGGGCACAGAAGCTTGGCCTACCTCTAGTTGAGCTTGGGCGGGAAGGTGTAGCCGTAGTAGGCAACGGAGCAGGCTTGACAATGGCTACTATGGATCTAGTTTACGAGCGTGGGGGTCAGCCCTCTGTATTCCTTGACATTGGAGGAGGAGCCTCCGCTGATAGAGTAAGAGCGGCGCTCGCCCTCCTAGCCAGCCACACGAAGTCAAGAAGTATACTCATGAACGTATTCGGCGGTATAACTCGGTGTGACGAAGTAGCTCAAGGTATAGTCTTGGCGCTCCACGAGCTAGACCTAGGGAAACCACTTGTAGTACGACTCGCTGGAACCAAGGAAAGCGAAGGACGACGTATTCTAGCCGAAGCCGGGGTTGAGGTCTACAATGACCCAGTTGAGGCTGTGGATCGTGCAATAGAACTTGCAGGAAAGAGGCGGATAAGATGA
- the cyaB gene encoding class IV adenylate cyclase, which yields MAASVEVEAKLQLASCKELEEVRSRLEELGAVHEEEVVEEDTYFQHPCRDFAETDEALRLRIVGGKAELTYKGPKRIVGGSKARAEYTTSVGDPAAATRILESLGFRPVVVVRKTRSYYRLGDVSVSLDRVEGLGCFLEAEYKGQGSAEQASQFIEEVLEKLGIATRKRIYKSYLELLLEKMKAQGAEP from the coding sequence ATGGCGGCTAGTGTCGAGGTAGAAGCTAAGCTCCAGCTAGCCAGCTGCAAGGAATTAGAGGAGGTCCGCTCTAGGCTCGAGGAGCTGGGTGCTGTTCACGAGGAAGAAGTGGTCGAGGAGGATACCTACTTCCAGCACCCGTGCCGCGACTTCGCCGAGACCGACGAGGCCCTACGGCTCCGCATCGTTGGCGGTAAGGCCGAGCTAACATACAAGGGGCCAAAGAGGATAGTCGGGGGATCTAAGGCACGCGCCGAGTACACAACCAGCGTCGGAGACCCGGCAGCGGCGACCCGCATCCTAGAGAGCCTAGGGTTCCGTCCAGTAGTGGTGGTTCGGAAGACTCGCAGCTACTACCGGCTCGGCGATGTGTCTGTCTCCCTTGACAGGGTTGAGGGCCTCGGCTGCTTCCTAGAAGCAGAATACAAAGGCCAGGGAAGCGCCGAGCAGGCCTCGCAGTTCATCGAGGAGGTTCTCGAAAAGCTCGGCATAGCCACTAGGAAGCGCATCTACAAGTCCTACCTCGAGCTCCTACTAGAGAAGATGAAGGCACAGGGAGCAGAGCCATAA
- a CDS encoding CBS domain-containing protein, with translation MSCVECIDSYVAGDIMTSSLVTVKPSDSIRVAAKRMSEKNVGSVLVVDNHGNLVGILTERDLVRIVAEGVDPDTPVEKVMTRKLVTAEPGESLVGILCKMLRHNIRHVPVVMDRKPVGIISMRDLVRIEAAEQQLCVPG, from the coding sequence TTGTCATGCGTAGAATGTATAGACTCCTACGTGGCAGGCGACATTATGACTTCAAGCCTCGTGACCGTAAAGCCTAGCGACAGTATACGAGTCGCCGCAAAACGCATGAGCGAGAAGAACGTTGGCAGTGTACTAGTGGTGGACAATCATGGGAACCTCGTAGGCATCCTCACTGAACGCGACCTGGTACGGATAGTAGCGGAGGGTGTGGACCCGGATACACCGGTGGAAAAGGTCATGACGCGAAAGCTAGTCACCGCAGAGCCGGGCGAATCTCTTGTCGGCATTCTCTGCAAGATGCTGCGCCATAACATACGTCATGTACCGGTGGTTATGGATAGAAAACCCGTCGGAATTATCAGTATGAGGGACCTTGTAAGGATCGAGGCAGCAGAGCAACAACTATGTGTTCCCGGCTAG
- the pyrD gene encoding dihydroorotate dehydrogenase PyrD has protein sequence MPRPAGFRANSGCPRVESFYYQAGCLFITLKPTAQKPGALRVAVLRIHVAGLELEHPVMNASGILGSSPEALGRLARAGASALVTKSFTKEPREGYPTPIAVPLPYGLLNAVGLSNPGLEGLPSLVKAARRLGRPVIVSIAGSEPGEFAELAAAAEEAGAAAVELNLSCPHARGRGLELGMDPQTVGEIVAAVASTVKIPVLAKLGLVDRLVEAAGKALEAGARGLVLINTLRAMAIDVYAMRPVLGNRVGGLSGPAIHPVAVRAVYEVYREHNCDIIGVGGVEDWRSAAELILAGARAIQVGTAIVTRGEQVIDEIVKGLENYLNEVGVKSLEELVGAAHKQ, from the coding sequence ATGCCGCGGCCAGCAGGGTTCAGGGCCAATAGTGGCTGCCCCCGGGTAGAGTCCTTCTACTACCAGGCAGGATGCCTCTTCATAACCCTCAAGCCTACTGCCCAGAAGCCGGGGGCGTTGAGAGTGGCTGTTCTACGCATACACGTGGCAGGGCTAGAGCTAGAGCACCCGGTAATGAATGCTAGCGGCATCCTCGGCTCAAGCCCAGAGGCCCTAGGGAGGCTTGCGCGAGCCGGCGCCTCAGCCCTAGTCACGAAGTCATTCACAAAGGAGCCGCGGGAGGGCTACCCTACGCCGATAGCCGTGCCGCTGCCCTATGGCCTGCTAAACGCTGTAGGGCTCAGCAACCCCGGCCTAGAGGGCCTACCAAGCCTCGTCAAGGCCGCCAGGAGGCTCGGACGGCCAGTCATAGTCAGCATAGCGGGCTCCGAGCCAGGCGAGTTCGCCGAGCTAGCCGCGGCCGCCGAGGAAGCCGGTGCAGCAGCCGTGGAGCTGAACCTTAGCTGTCCGCATGCCCGGGGCCGGGGCCTCGAGCTAGGCATGGACCCCCAAACCGTCGGGGAGATAGTCGCCGCAGTAGCCTCTACCGTGAAGATACCTGTGTTGGCTAAGCTGGGTCTCGTAGACAGGCTCGTAGAGGCCGCCGGCAAGGCTCTTGAAGCCGGCGCCCGGGGCCTGGTGCTCATCAACACGCTCCGGGCAATGGCGATAGACGTGTATGCTATGAGGCCGGTGCTCGGCAACCGTGTCGGCGGGCTCTCGGGCCCCGCGATACACCCGGTAGCTGTACGTGCCGTCTATGAGGTCTACCGAGAGCACAACTGCGACATAATAGGTGTCGGCGGCGTCGAGGACTGGCGCTCAGCCGCCGAGTTAATCCTAGCAGGAGCACGGGCAATACAGGTTGGCACAGCTATAGTGACCAGAGGCGAGCAAGTAATAGACGAGATCGTCAAAGGCCTTGAGAACTACCTCAATGAAGTCGGTGTAAAGAGCCTGGAAGAACTTGTAGGTGCAGCACATAAACAATAG
- the purE gene encoding 5-(carboxyamino)imidazole ribonucleotide mutase, with protein MKCKGRVAIVIGSKSDLEYAERAEKVLREAGVETEVRVLSAHRDPEALDQYIKENDGEIDVYIAMAGLSAALPGYIASRTDKPVIGVPIPAGPLKGVDALLSIVQMPRGVPVAGVGIGAAENAALLALRILRVAGKCNG; from the coding sequence GTGAAGTGTAAGGGCCGGGTAGCTATAGTGATTGGGAGCAAGAGCGACCTCGAGTATGCAGAGCGCGCCGAGAAGGTCCTCCGTGAGGCCGGAGTCGAGACCGAGGTACGAGTTCTAAGCGCGCACCGCGACCCCGAGGCGCTCGACCAGTACATAAAGGAGAACGATGGAGAGATAGACGTCTACATAGCCATGGCGGGGCTCTCAGCAGCACTCCCCGGCTACATAGCCTCCCGTACGGACAAGCCGGTCATTGGTGTCCCCATACCTGCGGGCCCCCTGAAGGGCGTCGACGCACTGCTCTCGATAGTCCAGATGCCCCGCGGCGTCCCGGTAGCAGGCGTCGGCATAGGGGCTGCAGAGAACGCGGCGCTGCTAGCTCTCCGCATTCTACGCGTGGCTGGAAAATGTAACGGCTAG
- the hypA gene encoding hydrogenase nickel incorporation protein HypA, whose protein sequence is MHEWALIRAIIAEVEEVVKKGYKVDEVTVYLGELQNVDKSVMEAYLNEAIPQIAPGAQVRYETEPARFRCRVCGREWGLDAVELDEATREAIHFVPEAVYSFVRCPFCGSRDYEITQGRGVRLALVTSRRQEETGETR, encoded by the coding sequence TTGCATGAATGGGCGCTCATACGGGCAATCATAGCAGAAGTAGAGGAAGTCGTTAAGAAGGGTTACAAGGTAGACGAGGTAACAGTATATCTTGGCGAGCTGCAAAACGTGGACAAGAGCGTAATGGAGGCATACTTAAATGAAGCTATCCCCCAGATCGCGCCCGGAGCCCAAGTGCGCTACGAGACTGAGCCTGCCCGGTTCCGCTGCCGCGTCTGTGGCCGCGAATGGGGCCTAGACGCCGTGGAGCTTGATGAAGCCACTCGAGAGGCCATACACTTCGTCCCGGAGGCCGTCTACAGCTTCGTCCGCTGCCCGTTCTGCGGGAGCCGCGACTACGAGATAACTCAGGGCCGCGGGGTACGCCTAGCCCTCGTAACCAGCCGCCGGCAGGAGGAGACCGGAGAGACGAGGTGA
- a CDS encoding P-loop NTPase, translating to MEQFGSIDPRLTGARLMLSKVKAVVPVMSAKGGVGKTLVAVLTALHAARMGRRVGLLDLDVTSPSAHIALGVDPQKLQPEERDGVVPPDVAGVKFMTVAFYTWDKPTPLRGPAVDDAIREVLAVTNWGELDLLVVDTPPGLRDEALDVLEYLPRPRVLAVATPSRLARAGVERLLAILEEQGLERYIVENMAIGAVGLEELAEKYHARYLGRIRYDPGVEEALGSPEKLLDTDMAKDVEQIAKKLLEELGL from the coding sequence ATGGAGCAGTTTGGCTCAATCGACCCCCGGCTAACTGGAGCCCGGCTAATGCTCTCCAAAGTGAAGGCAGTAGTCCCGGTTATGAGCGCTAAGGGTGGCGTCGGTAAGACACTGGTAGCAGTGCTCACAGCGCTGCACGCTGCCCGGATGGGCCGCCGGGTAGGACTTCTAGACCTAGACGTGACCAGTCCATCCGCCCACATAGCGCTCGGTGTTGACCCCCAGAAGCTCCAGCCAGAGGAGCGGGACGGAGTAGTACCCCCAGATGTGGCGGGCGTCAAGTTCATGACGGTAGCGTTCTATACTTGGGACAAGCCGACCCCGCTCCGCGGCCCGGCAGTCGACGATGCTATCAGGGAGGTGCTGGCTGTCACCAATTGGGGTGAGCTGGACCTCCTCGTCGTGGACACCCCGCCGGGGCTCCGCGACGAGGCCCTTGACGTGCTCGAGTACCTTCCCAGGCCCCGCGTCTTGGCTGTTGCGACTCCGTCTCGGCTAGCCCGGGCAGGCGTCGAGAGACTACTAGCGATCCTCGAGGAGCAGGGCCTAGAGCGCTACATCGTAGAAAACATGGCTATAGGCGCAGTAGGCCTTGAGGAGCTCGCGGAGAAGTACCACGCTCGCTACCTTGGCAGGATCCGTTACGACCCCGGCGTCGAGGAGGCCCTAGGGAGCCCCGAGAAGCTATTAGACACGGACATGGCCAAGGACGTGGAGCAGATCGCCAAGAAGCTCCTAGAGGAGCTAGGGCTCTAG
- a CDS encoding RNA-binding domain-containing protein, which produces MTRVRVEAEARPTEDVERVKRAILNVFAPERIWVEDLGRGYRLVVAESYSLRGLLRLHERLRRERILDAARGYMLRGIDQGVLVFRLNKQAAYVGRVSLVDMDAEAALGPITFIVEHRDPRAVVDWLAPPTRMGRPLYENPMPED; this is translated from the coding sequence TTGACGCGTGTACGTGTAGAGGCTGAAGCACGGCCCACAGAAGACGTAGAGAGAGTTAAGCGTGCCATACTCAACGTATTCGCGCCGGAGAGGATATGGGTGGAAGACCTGGGACGGGGCTACCGGCTAGTAGTGGCTGAGTCGTATAGCCTCCGAGGACTCCTCCGACTGCATGAGAGGCTGCGCCGCGAGCGGATACTAGACGCTGCGCGGGGCTACATGCTCCGCGGCATAGACCAGGGGGTGCTAGTGTTCCGGCTGAACAAACAAGCTGCCTACGTGGGCCGCGTAAGCCTTGTAGACATGGATGCCGAGGCCGCCTTGGGCCCGATAACGTTCATCGTCGAGCACAGAGACCCTAGAGCGGTGGTGGACTGGCTTGCGCCTCCAACCCGTATGGGCCGGCCGCTCTACGAAAACCCGATGCCCGAGGACTAG
- a CDS encoding hydrogenase maturation protease has protein sequence MNTVLDIPAHMLNIVKDFVDSSRRLAVVCLGNELRGDDIVGKIVCERLSESCDGKIYIVYAGPDAASIIGLALEGYKVLVVDAVIRRKGGIGDIIIATTEELSEDENLLPSTHLLPVSRLARYLGPRLLIVGVNVNPRNLGLGDKASKEVVRAARALADLLAGVLQC, from the coding sequence TTGAACACGGTACTCGATATACCGGCGCATATGCTCAACATCGTAAAAGATTTCGTAGATTCTAGCAGGCGGCTCGCTGTAGTTTGCCTGGGTAATGAGCTTAGAGGAGACGATATCGTCGGGAAAATTGTCTGTGAGCGTCTATCCGAGTCATGTGACGGGAAAATATACATAGTTTATGCAGGGCCGGATGCTGCCAGCATCATAGGGCTAGCGTTAGAGGGGTACAAGGTCCTAGTTGTTGACGCAGTCATTCGCAGAAAGGGTGGAATAGGAGATATTATTATTGCTACAACTGAGGAGCTAAGTGAGGATGAGAATCTGTTGCCATCAACTCACCTTCTTCCGGTAAGCAGACTTGCCAGGTATCTTGGTCCTAGACTGCTTATAGTAGGGGTTAATGTTAATCCTCGTAACCTAGGCTTGGGCGACAAAGCCTCGAAAGAAGTCGTAAGAGCGGCACGAGCTCTTGCAGACTTGCTCGCTGGGGTACTACAATGCTAG